Proteins from one Oncorhynchus masou masou isolate Uvic2021 chromosome 12, UVic_Omas_1.1, whole genome shotgun sequence genomic window:
- the LOC135550990 gene encoding stanniocalcin-2-like, whose product MEMLLTFSLALFLIAFQQLLATDPIEFHEIPQDKHLNQPKRRLSLQNTAEIQHCLVNAGDVGCGMFECFNNNSCEIQGLHDICMTFLHNAGKFDSQGKSFIKDALKCMAHGLRHRFSCVSRKCLAVNEMVFQLQRECYVKHNLCSAVRENVNVMVEMIHFQDLFPKGPHVELVNILLGCGEEVRTAIARRVRMQCELNWGALCGSLSLCSLGRSDDPQHITVPSASLQGRSTLPPAGQLSLPNTEQDQPRTDQLGDEGSLHPSESLSQNPLDDATDPGVALPGQAPSTAVQG is encoded by the exons ATGGAGATGCTACTTACATTTTCTTTAGCGCTCTTTTTAATAGCGTTTCAGCAATTATTGGCGACAGATCCAATCGAATTTCACGAAATCCCTCAAGACAAACATTTGAACCAGCCGAAAAGACGACTATCACTGCAAAACACAG CGGAGATCCAGCACTGTCTGGTGAATGCTGGGGATGTGGGCTGTGGCATGTTCGAATGCTTCAACAACAACTCGTGTGAAATCCAAGGCCTACATGACATCTGTATGACATTTCTTCACAATGCTGGCAAGTTTGACTCCCAG GGGAAGTCCTTCATCAAGGATGCCCTGAAGTGCATGGCCCACGGCCTGAGGCACCGGTTCAGCTGTGTGAGCAGGAAGTGCCTGGCGGTGAACGAGATGGTGTTCCAGCTGCAGAGAGAGTGCTACGTCAAACACAACCTTTGTTCTGCTGTCAGGGAGAACGTCAACGTCATGGTGGAGATGATCCACTTCCAGGACCTCTTCCCCAAAGG GCCTCATGTGGAGCTGGTGAACATCCTGCTGGGAtgtggtgaggaggtgaggacGGCTATAGCACGGCGAGTGAGGATGCAGTGTGAGCTGAACTGGGGGGCCCTGTGTGGCAGCCTGAGCCTGTGCTCCCTGGGCCGCTCAGATGACCCCCAACACATCACTGTCCCTTCTGCCTCTCTGCAGGGCAGGagcacactgccccctgctggccagctctccctccccAACACCGAACAGGACCAACCAAGAACAGACCAGCTAGGTGACGAGGGGAGCCTTCACCCCTCTGAGAGTCTCAGTCAGAATCCCCTGGATGACGCCACAGACCCTGGGGTCGCTCTGCCTGGTCAAGCACCCAGTACCGCCGTCCAGGGGTGA